A genomic segment from Dethiosulfovibrio russensis encodes:
- a CDS encoding FAD binding domain-containing protein has product MRIALSVNGEKLNLEVSPLDRLLDILRTNRGLTGTKEGCGEGECGACAVILDGRLVNSCMIPAMELHGSKVLTVEGLEGEGDLLQRAFVEEGAVQCGFCTPGMVMASRALLARHSHPTREEIKEGLAGNLCRCTGYEKIIKAVSRAADEGYGEIAETDLGFQEMERPSETAGLSEDEIDKVFLPYDLDEACRVLSRFDDVYMLAGTTDFYPDLKKGKPLPERLMDLTHICELKKIDVSEANVIVGSGVTTQRIAEDPAIAEFFPALREAADSSAAIAIKNRATLGGNLMTASPAADMPPVLMMLGAKAVLRSSSGIREVPMDSLFKGYRETVRHPDELLDSVTIPIPKKGTVQAFYKRGSRKSLTISRVNVACSARLEDGVVRDMKVVAGTMSILPSPLVQVSEMVEGKPITASLIEVVREKARDGVHPRTSEEYRKNITGNMVARFLGELGQGF; this is encoded by the coding sequence ATGAGAATCGCTTTGTCTGTAAACGGAGAAAAACTAAACCTCGAGGTGAGCCCTCTCGACCGTCTCTTGGATATACTTAGGACCAATAGGGGACTGACCGGAACCAAAGAAGGTTGCGGAGAGGGAGAATGCGGTGCCTGTGCTGTCATTCTGGACGGCCGACTGGTCAACTCCTGCATGATCCCTGCCATGGAACTCCACGGCAGCAAGGTGCTGACAGTAGAGGGACTTGAAGGGGAGGGCGATCTCCTGCAAAGGGCATTCGTGGAGGAGGGAGCGGTACAATGCGGCTTCTGTACTCCCGGGATGGTCATGGCCTCCAGGGCCCTGCTCGCCAGGCATTCCCATCCGACCAGGGAGGAGATCAAGGAGGGGCTTGCTGGCAATCTATGTCGTTGCACCGGCTACGAAAAGATAATAAAGGCCGTGTCCAGGGCGGCTGACGAGGGATACGGCGAGATAGCTGAGACCGATCTGGGTTTTCAGGAAATGGAAAGGCCCTCCGAGACCGCCGGTCTTAGCGAAGACGAAATAGACAAGGTTTTTCTACCCTACGATCTCGATGAAGCCTGTCGGGTCTTAAGCCGTTTCGACGATGTTTACATGCTTGCCGGTACGACAGATTTCTACCCGGACCTTAAGAAAGGGAAGCCCCTTCCAGAGCGATTGATGGATCTTACCCATATATGCGAACTGAAGAAAATAGACGTATCGGAAGCCAATGTGATTGTCGGGAGCGGAGTTACCACCCAAAGGATAGCGGAAGATCCGGCTATAGCGGAGTTTTTTCCGGCCCTCAGGGAAGCCGCCGACAGCTCCGCGGCGATCGCCATAAAAAACAGAGCCACCTTGGGTGGGAACCTGATGACTGCGTCCCCTGCAGCCGACATGCCTCCGGTCCTCATGATGCTGGGGGCTAAGGCGGTCCTTCGAAGTTCCTCCGGCATAAGGGAGGTTCCGATGGATTCCCTCTTCAAAGGCTACCGGGAGACTGTCCGTCATCCCGACGAGCTCCTGGATTCCGTAACGATTCCCATACCCAAAAAAGGAACTGTTCAGGCTTTTTACAAAAGAGGATCGAGAAAATCTCTGACCATCTCGAGGGTAAACGTGGCTTGCTCTGCTAGACTGGAGGACGGAGTGGTGAGGGATATGAAGGTAGTAGCCGGGACGATGTCGATCCTCCCAAGCCCTTTGGTACAGGTATCCGAGATGGTCGAGGGGAAGCCGATAACGGCATCTCTGATAGAGGTCGTTCGAGAAAAAGCCAGAGACGGAGTCCATCCGAGAACCTCGGAGGAGTACAGAAAAAACATCACCGGAAATATGGTAGCTCGTTTTCTGGGCGAGCTTGGTCAGGGATTTTGA
- a CDS encoding nucleoside deaminase, which translates to MEADVIFNRMLDVIERDVVPLTRKGVEEGHKVFGAAILKKDDLSLVVAGTNHELECPLWHGEVYTIKKFYEISDRPDPQDCVFLSTHEPCSMCLSAIAWAGFPEFYFLFSYDDTKDAFSIPHDIKMLKEVFKCDAPTRKNSFYQAHPLMEMVPDLDDPDDAKERISRIQREYDSMSSVYQSRKDTNSIPLK; encoded by the coding sequence GTGGAAGCCGACGTTATCTTCAACAGGATGTTGGACGTTATAGAGAGAGACGTAGTGCCCCTAACCCGTAAAGGGGTGGAAGAAGGACATAAGGTCTTCGGTGCGGCGATCCTTAAAAAGGACGATCTCTCGTTGGTGGTCGCCGGGACGAACCACGAGCTTGAATGTCCTCTATGGCACGGAGAAGTCTACACCATAAAGAAATTTTACGAGATTTCGGACAGGCCTGATCCGCAAGACTGTGTGTTTCTGTCCACTCATGAGCCTTGCTCGATGTGTCTGTCTGCCATCGCCTGGGCTGGTTTTCCGGAGTTCTATTTTCTTTTCAGTTACGACGATACGAAAGACGCCTTTTCCATACCTCACGATATAAAAATGCTAAAAGAGGTCTTTAAATGCGATGCACCTACCAGGAAAAATTCCTTCTACCAGGCCCATCCCTTGATGGAGATGGTCCCTGATCTGGACGATCCCGACGACGCTAAAGAGCGTATCTCTAGGATCCAGCGCGAGTACGATTCTATGTCTTCGGTCTACCAGTCGAGAAAGGATACGAACTCGATCCCTTTAAAGTAA
- a CDS encoding stage V sporulation protein S, which produces MEVLKVSANSQPKSVAGAIAAVMRDSGMVECQAVGAGAVNQAVKSIAIARGYVAPNGIDLVCVPAFAKILIEGEERTAIRFQLESR; this is translated from the coding sequence ATGGAAGTCCTTAAAGTTTCCGCAAACTCGCAACCTAAATCGGTGGCCGGAGCTATCGCTGCGGTCATGAGAGATTCCGGTATGGTGGAATGTCAAGCCGTTGGAGCTGGTGCGGTGAATCAAGCGGTCAAATCGATCGCCATCGCTCGAGGTTACGTGGCTCCTAACGGAATCGATTTGGTCTGTGTGCCGGCTTTCGCCAAGATATTGATAGAGGGCGAGGAAAGAACCGCTATCCGTTTTCAGCTTGAATCCCGTTAG
- the hisS gene encoding histidine--tRNA ligase has product MAESIKAPRGVRDILPDDSWKWGHTLNMSRKIADLFSYKEVHLPIFEHTELFARGIGDTTDVVEKEMYTFEDKGGRSITLRPELTASMVRCYLEHSMNGGPQPVKLWGSGPMFRYERPQKGRYRQFWQLDFEALGSDSPLVDLEVIMTAIELFRNLGMSNLEVVINSVGCPECRPAYREALMDYLRPYLDELCGTCQNRFDRNPLRILDCKNDRCKEITDGAPAIFETLCDECSEHFKAVTSGLDSLGIVYHVDKRLVRGLDYYTKTAFEVQSGDLGAQNAVCGGGRYDNLSEAIGGPHVPGVGFAAGLDRIVLTMEQQGCDFGRKPTPDVFVVCADEIARSLAVDVLYRLRREGISADMDYLGRSMKAQMKSAVNGGSSVACIVGGDELDKGVVTVKDLSRSEQTQVELESLTSSVSRLLV; this is encoded by the coding sequence ATGGCCGAAAGTATTAAAGCCCCTAGAGGAGTTCGGGATATTCTTCCCGATGATTCATGGAAATGGGGCCATACGTTGAATATGTCCCGAAAGATCGCCGATCTTTTTTCGTATAAAGAGGTCCATCTCCCCATATTCGAGCATACGGAGCTTTTCGCCAGAGGCATCGGCGACACCACCGACGTCGTGGAAAAGGAAATGTACACCTTCGAGGACAAGGGTGGGCGGAGCATAACTTTAAGACCGGAGCTGACCGCATCTATGGTCAGATGTTACCTGGAACATTCCATGAATGGCGGACCTCAGCCTGTTAAGCTATGGGGATCTGGCCCGATGTTTCGCTACGAGAGACCTCAGAAGGGGAGATACCGCCAGTTTTGGCAGCTCGATTTCGAGGCTCTAGGTTCTGATAGCCCTCTAGTGGACCTGGAGGTCATAATGACCGCCATCGAGCTTTTTAGAAATCTCGGCATGTCCAATCTGGAAGTGGTCATAAACTCGGTAGGATGTCCTGAATGTCGCCCTGCCTACAGGGAGGCTCTGATGGACTACCTTCGTCCTTACCTGGATGAGCTATGCGGTACCTGCCAGAACAGATTCGACAGAAATCCCCTCCGAATACTGGACTGCAAGAACGACAGGTGCAAAGAGATCACCGACGGAGCTCCGGCCATATTCGAGACCCTTTGTGACGAGTGTTCCGAACACTTCAAAGCTGTGACATCCGGTCTCGATTCCCTCGGTATCGTCTATCACGTGGACAAGAGACTGGTCAGAGGGTTGGACTACTACACAAAGACGGCTTTCGAGGTGCAGTCGGGAGATCTCGGCGCCCAGAACGCCGTCTGCGGCGGAGGTCGTTATGACAACCTGTCGGAAGCGATCGGAGGACCTCACGTGCCAGGCGTTGGTTTCGCCGCCGGGCTTGATCGGATAGTCCTGACAATGGAGCAGCAGGGGTGCGATTTCGGGCGGAAACCGACCCCGGATGTTTTCGTGGTCTGTGCGGACGAGATAGCTCGCTCTCTGGCGGTAGATGTCCTCTATCGTCTCAGAAGGGAGGGGATCTCCGCGGATATGGATTATCTTGGCCGAAGCATGAAAGCCCAGATGAAGTCCGCCGTCAATGGAGGATCCTCTGTCGCCTGTATAGTAGGCGGAGACGAGTTGGACAAAGGGGTCGTGACGGTAAAGGATCTCTCCAGGTCGGAGCAGACCCAGGTGGAACTGGAGAGTTTGACCTCCAGCGTCTCCCGACTATTGGTTTAG
- the aspS gene encoding aspartate--tRNA ligase yields the protein MGTGVFSASWKRSVFCGSVNGSHEGQVVTVNGWVRKRRDLGGIIFIELWDHTGTVQVVFNPELCPEPHERAKALRSEFVVAVKGSVRVRPDGTCNDDMATGRWEIMVDDFVLLAPARPLPFEVGEGTDGVDENLRLSYRYLDLRRNRMQRNLRVRHDVARYTREFLSDRGFCEVETPVLTKSTPEGARDYLVPSRVNPGSFFALPQSPQIFKQILMISGMDRYFQIAKCFRDEDLRADRQPEFTQVDIELSFLTEEDIYEMMEAYMVGLFRDRLGVELQTPFLRMPYREAMDRFGSDKPDLRIPFEIVDLGDVFADGGFKPFEELLKRGGYVRGVVLPGGASLSRRLIEQVCERAKTLGAPEMAYFQFKNGGVKGPLAKFLSDAKQVDLGRVSGASDGDVLYVMGHENWSLVCSVLGQIRLEIAKEHGHVRDSWEFLWVTEFPLFEWDEDEKRWTSVHHPFTMPMVEDLPSMDGDPGSVRSRAYDLVLNGNEVGGGSIRIHDPAIQSKVFGCLAFSEDQARERFGFLLDALSYGTPPHGGIALGFDRLIMLLTGSNSIREVMAFPKTAKAQSLMSGAPSEVGITQMEELHIKSTFVPKG from the coding sequence ATGGGAACAGGTGTTTTTTCGGCTTCCTGGAAAAGGTCCGTCTTCTGCGGATCTGTAAACGGAAGCCATGAAGGCCAAGTCGTAACGGTAAACGGATGGGTCCGAAAACGTCGTGACCTGGGCGGTATTATCTTCATAGAGCTGTGGGATCACACCGGGACGGTTCAGGTCGTCTTCAATCCCGAACTGTGTCCCGAGCCTCACGAGAGGGCTAAAGCTCTTCGGAGCGAGTTCGTCGTGGCTGTTAAGGGATCCGTAAGAGTTCGTCCCGACGGGACCTGTAACGACGATATGGCGACGGGGCGATGGGAGATCATGGTCGACGATTTCGTTCTCCTGGCTCCGGCTAGACCTCTGCCATTCGAGGTTGGAGAGGGCACCGACGGAGTGGACGAAAACCTCAGGCTTTCCTATCGATACCTCGATCTGAGGCGTAACAGGATGCAGAGAAACTTAAGGGTACGCCACGATGTGGCGCGGTATACCAGAGAATTCCTTAGCGACAGGGGATTTTGCGAGGTAGAGACCCCTGTTCTCACTAAGTCCACCCCTGAGGGGGCCAGGGACTATCTCGTTCCCAGCAGGGTCAATCCCGGTTCTTTCTTCGCCCTGCCTCAATCGCCCCAGATCTTCAAGCAGATACTGATGATAAGCGGTATGGATCGATATTTTCAGATCGCCAAATGTTTCAGGGACGAAGATCTTCGGGCCGACAGACAGCCGGAGTTTACACAGGTGGATATCGAGTTAAGCTTTCTCACAGAGGAAGATATATACGAGATGATGGAGGCCTACATGGTAGGTCTCTTCAGGGACAGACTGGGAGTTGAGCTCCAAACTCCTTTTTTGAGGATGCCCTACAGGGAGGCCATGGACCGTTTCGGAAGCGATAAGCCCGATCTGCGAATTCCCTTCGAGATAGTCGATCTTGGAGATGTTTTTGCAGACGGTGGATTCAAGCCCTTTGAGGAACTCCTAAAAAGGGGGGGGTACGTCAGAGGAGTGGTCCTTCCCGGGGGAGCCTCTCTTTCCAGACGTCTGATAGAGCAGGTGTGCGAGAGGGCCAAGACGCTTGGAGCTCCTGAGATGGCCTATTTCCAGTTCAAAAACGGAGGGGTCAAAGGACCTCTTGCCAAGTTCTTGAGCGACGCCAAACAGGTCGATCTCGGAAGGGTCTCCGGTGCTTCCGACGGAGATGTCCTGTACGTGATGGGTCATGAAAACTGGAGTCTTGTGTGCTCCGTGCTGGGGCAGATCCGGTTGGAGATCGCAAAAGAACATGGCCACGTAAGGGATTCCTGGGAATTCCTCTGGGTGACGGAGTTTCCTCTGTTCGAATGGGATGAAGATGAAAAGAGATGGACGTCGGTACACCATCCCTTCACCATGCCGATGGTGGAAGACCTTCCGTCCATGGACGGGGATCCTGGATCGGTAAGATCCAGAGCTTACGATCTGGTTTTAAACGGAAACGAGGTTGGAGGAGGATCCATAAGGATCCACGATCCTGCTATACAGTCCAAGGTGTTCGGTTGTCTGGCCTTCTCGGAGGATCAGGCCAGGGAGAGGTTCGGCTTCCTTCTGGATGCCCTGAGCTACGGGACTCCTCCTCACGGAGGTATAGCCCTTGGATTCGATCGATTGATCATGCTTCTCACCGGATCCAACTCCATCAGAGAGGTCATGGCTTTTCCCAAAACCGCCAAGGCCCAGAGCCTCATGTCAGGTGCTCCCTCCGAGGTCGGAATCACCCAGATGGAGGAACTCCACATAAAATCGACCTTCGTCCCCAAAGGATAG
- a CDS encoding metal-dependent hydrolase, protein MLVRYLGHSAFHVRGESVSFLIDPFLTGNPKAVGKIDDFDDVDYIFVTHGHGDHIGDTQEIARRSGATVVCNYEISVYLSRSGTRCHAMHIGGSFEFPFGKVKMTPALHGSDIDSPDGMIPGGAAGGFVIEVDGRRLYHSGDTGLTLDMGLLKEEEIEVAMLPIGGNFTMDVEDAAKAANLIRPNHVIPMHYDTFEVIEASPEEFAAAVSGTVDVVIMASGESVEFPLVEVLDQ, encoded by the coding sequence ATGTTGGTCCGTTATCTAGGTCACTCGGCTTTTCACGTAAGAGGGGAGTCGGTCAGTTTCTTGATAGACCCCTTCCTTACGGGAAACCCTAAAGCCGTAGGAAAAATCGACGATTTTGACGACGTCGACTACATCTTCGTGACTCACGGTCACGGCGATCACATAGGCGATACTCAGGAGATTGCGAGAAGAAGCGGGGCCACCGTCGTGTGTAATTATGAGATATCGGTCTATCTATCTCGATCGGGAACAAGATGTCATGCCATGCATATCGGCGGTTCCTTTGAGTTTCCCTTCGGGAAGGTAAAGATGACCCCTGCCCTACACGGTTCGGATATAGATTCTCCTGACGGGATGATACCGGGGGGTGCGGCTGGAGGGTTTGTCATAGAGGTGGACGGTAGGAGGTTATATCATTCCGGGGATACCGGCTTGACCCTCGATATGGGATTGCTGAAAGAAGAGGAAATCGAGGTGGCTATGTTGCCTATTGGAGGCAATTTCACCATGGACGTAGAGGACGCCGCAAAGGCGGCGAACCTCATCCGTCCCAATCATGTCATACCTATGCATTACGATACCTTCGAGGTGATAGAAGCCAGTCCGGAGGAGTTCGCCGCCGCAGTCAGCGGGACGGTGGACGTGGTGATTATGGCTTCCGGAGAGAGCGTCGAGTTCCCTCTGGTCGAGGTTTTGGATCAGTAA